CCCTGCGCGTCCAACCAACCCACGGCGCCGGCATAGAAGCCACGCGGGACCGGTTCCAGCTCGCGGATGCGCTGCAATGCCGCCAGCATCGGTGTCCCGCATACGGCCGGCGTGGGATGCAGCTGCGCCAGCAACGCGGCGGCAGAGGTCTGCGGATCCTTCAGCGTGGCGTGGATGCGGGTGCCCAGATGCCACATGCTGGCGGTGGCATGCAGCACCGGACGCGGCTGTGCATCGACGTGGCTGCAGTACGGCGCCAGGCCCTCGACGATGGCCTCGACCACGTGGCGGTGCTCGTCATGATCCTTGTTCGAGGCCAGCAGCGCCTGCGCGGCGCGCTCGTCCTCGGCGGCATCGGCACTGCGCCGTGCGGAACCCGCCAGGGGATGCGACAGCAGCTCGGCGCCGCGCTTGCGCAGCAGCAGTTCCGGCGTCGCCCCCACCAGCCAGGCCGGCGCCTGGCCCAGTTCCACCGGCAGCGGAACCGCATAGGTCGCCACCGAAGGATCCGCGCCCAGGCGGGCCAGCAGCACCTCCGGGGAAAGTGACTGCCGCGTGCGTGCCAGCAGGCTGCGCGCCAGCACCACCTTCTGAAGGTCCAGTTCGGGCGCGCGCAACGCCTGCACCGCCGCAGCCACCGACGCCGCGTACGTCTCCGGTGCGGGCTCGGCCTGCAGGGCACCCTCCAGCGCTGGCGCGGCCTGTGGCTGCAACGGCAGGGCCGGCAGCAGGCGCTCGGGCTGGTACAACGCGTCGTCGGCACGCGGTTCGAATGGCACTGCGCCAACCAGCAGGCCCGGCCCACCGCGCTGCTGCGCGAAGAAGGCCGCAACGCGCTCTGCCAACGTCGCCAGCGCACCGGCCGGCAACGCGGCGCGGCAGCCACGTGCGTGCACGTGCTGGCCGGCATGCTGCAGCAGGAACAGCGACGCGTCGTCGGTGCTGTCCAATGGCACTGCCGCAGCCTCCGGCCACGCGCCCTGCATCAGGGAATCGTTCATGGGGTCTCCTTCATCCGATGCGCTGCGGTCAGCGCGCACAGCAACAGCAGCAGTGCGCCGACCAGCAGGTATGGCAGGCTCGGCCCGCCGCGATACAACAGCGTGCCGAGCATCGGCCCGGCCACCATGCCCAGTCCCTGCGCAGCAGCGACGGTACCGGCGGCGGCGCCCTGCTCGTGCGCCTCCACCGCGTCGGCAGCCAGTGCCTGGAACGAAGGGAATACGAAGCCCATGCCGAATGCAGCCAGCGCGTAGGCCGCAGGCAGTTGCCAGGCCTGCTGCACGCCCGCCACCGAGGCAAAGCCGATGCCGGAAATGAGCGCGCCAAGAATGATCCAACGGCGCGGGTGTACCTCCAGCTTCATCACCAGCGCCTGCGCCAGGATCAGGCCGACACCGACCGCGGTCAGGGCGATGCCTGCCATGCGTGCACCGGCAGCGGCACCCAGGCCCAGGCGATCAATCGCGAAGAAGCCGACCGTGACCTGCGCGATGGTCACCGAGACCATCGCGATGAACGCCGCCAACTGCGGCAGGCGCAACCGCGAGTCGAGGCGGCTCATCGGCGCGCGGCGCTGCGCGGATGCGCCCACCACCGGCGGCGTCGCCGGCAGCCGCCAGGCCAGCAATGCCAGTGCCAGCAACGGCAGCAGCGCGGCCACGTACAGCGCCAGCGACAGGTTCGTGTAGGCCAGCCAGCCCGCGGCGGCCGGGCCGAGCACCATGCCCAGGGCGTTGGCGCTGCCTAGGCGGGCGAGGAACTTCGCACGTTGGCCGGTCGGCGCCTTGTCGGCGATCAGCGCAGCTGCGGTAGGAGGCACGGCGGCGTAGAACAGGCCGATCAGGCCACGCGCACCGACCAGCACCAGTACTGATACCAGTACCGGTGGCACTGCCTGCAGGGCAACGTCGATGAACACCGCCAGCGCGATGTAGACCACGGTGTAGGCACTCATCGCCAGCATCAGCACGCGCTTGCGGCCGATGCGGTCGCTGAGCTGGCCCCAGGGGCGCGCGGCCAGCATCCACAACACGCCTGCGGCGGTGACTGACAGCCCGGCATGCCACTCGGACAAACCGAGCATGCGGACCACCGGGCCGATCACGGCGACGAAGGACATCATCGCCATGGTGCCGATCAGGGCAGCCAACACCAGCGCCGGCAAGCCGGGAACGACGGGACGTGCATGCATGAAACACCAGCCGTAGCAGGAAAGGATTGGCCGGACGCACCTGCGCGCCCACCCGGCGCCGACCCTGTTCAGGGCCCGATGCCATCCTTAAATGATAACGGCTCGTATTTGCATTTGATACCCATTCTCTTGAATGGGCACGCAACAGTGGGTTCAGCGCATTGCACGCAGGCCGAGCAGGCCACGGCGCTTGAACCACCACTCCAACGGCAGCGTCACCAGCGGCGGGATGGCTGCCAGCAGGGCCAGGGCACTGGCCCACCACGGCCAGCGCAGGCGCACCGCCGCAAACAGGGTGACTGCCACATAGACCAGGAAGGCCACGCCGTGCAGCGGCCCGAACACCTTCACCAGCGCCACGTTGGCCATCGGCCCGTACTTCATCCACATGCCGATGAGCAGGCCGGCCCAGGTCACGGCCTCGATGAAAGCGACCGCAGCGAACAGGCGTCCGGTCGGGTGCATGGGGGAACGTTGGGTCACGCGGGGCTCCGGCATCGGGATATCAAATGCGAATGATACGCAGATGCGAACGTTCCGGACACCGGCGGGTAGCGCCGGACCCTCCCCGGCGAGCGCAGCCGTGGCAACGATACGGTGTGTCCACCAGGGTGGACACCTACCGGAGCGTCTGCGGCAGCACCTGCTCCCCGATCTCGCGCAGCACCGCGTCCATCGGTCGCCCGTTGTCGACCAGATTGAACATCACATGCGCCACGCCCTGCGCATGCACGCGCAGCAGATAGTCACGCAGGCCATCGCGGCCGACCTTCAAGCCCAGCGGCAGCGGTTCCGGCGGCGCCTGTGGATCCGCCTGCAGGTCCAGCAGCATCGACTGCACGAACGGCTTACCTGGCCCGCCGCGCTGCGCCAGCGCCTGCTGCCACAGGCCGATGCGACCTTCCTGCGCGGCTTCCTCGCGGTGATAGGTGGCCCAGCCTTCGGCCTCGCGCACGATCCACTGCAGGCTCTGCCGCGCGGTACCCACCACCAGCATCGGAATGCGCGCTGCCGGCGCCGGCAGCACGTCGAAGCCGCCCGTCGCCTGCAGTACGGCGGCCCGCTCACCGGCCTCCGGTGACAGCGCTGCGCGCAACAAGGTCCAGCGCTCACGGAACATCGCCGCCCTGCCCTCCAGATCCTCGCCGAAGGCGGCGAATTCTTCCGGGCGGTCACCCGAACCCAGGCCCAGCACGAAGCGTCCGTCGCTGATCCGGTCCAGGCTCAGAGCCGACTTCGCCACCTGCAGCGGCTGCCGCAATGGCAGCACGATGGCCGCGCTGCCGATCACGATGCGCTCGGTCGCAGCGGCCAGCATGCCCAGCCACAGGAACGGATCGTCCAGTGCACTGGCGGTGGCATCGGGCCCCTGCGGCACCATCAGCGGCACGTCGCGCGTCCACAGCGCGGCAAAGCCGAGGTCATCGGCCAGCCGCGCGATGCGCCGCGCCTCGCGCGGATCGGCCAGCCCATGCGACGCCACCGGCGTCATCAGGCCCAGGCTCAGGCCCTGTTGCGGAAACAACGCAGCGTAAGCGGGATTGAAATCACTCATGCCGGCAGCTTAGCGTGCAGGCATGCGGCAACGATGACGCGCCGCCCACCACGGGAAGAACACTGCATGCCGAAGATCCGCCCTGCCCACATCGATGACCTGCCCGCGATCAGTGCGGTGTGCCTGGCTGCGTTCACTGCGGCGGTCGCGCCTTCGCTCAGCGCGGCCGGCATCGCCACCTTCGGCAGCGTCGCCGCTGCCGAAGCATTCGGCGCGCGCCTGCACGGTGACAACCACATCCTGGTGGCCGAGCAGGACGGTCGCGTCGTTGGCGTGGTCGAACTGAAGGAAGGCCGGCACCTGGCGATGCTGTTCGTCGATCCCGGCTGCCAGGGTCAGGGCATCGGCCATGCTTTGTTCGTAGCCGTGCTGCCGAAGGTGCGCGAGCCGGTCCTGACTGTGCGCGCCTCGCTCAATGCGGTGCCGACCTACCTGCGCTATGGCTTCGCACTGGACGGTGACGTCGGCGAGTTTAACGGGTTGGTATATCAGCAGATGGTGCGGGCAGCGGCCTGAAGGCATCCGCGCGGCAATGCGCGGCGGCCGTCATGCCCTGCCGCATGCCCGTCATAAGCAAACTGAATCAGCGGGTTCCCCGCGCGTTCCTACAATGCCCTGTCACCCTGCCCTTCGAGATGCTGCCGATGCGCGTCGCGCTTTCCGTGTTGCTGCTGGCTTCGGCGCTGAGCGCCTGCTCCCCGGCCCCGGTTTCCACCGCCAACTCCGCCGAGGCACCTGCGCCGGCCAAGGGAATCGCCTGGCGCCACGGCGACGTCGATGATGCCTTCGCCGAAGCCGCCGACAGCGGCAAGCCGGTGCTGCTGTACTGGGGCGCCGTCTGGTGCCCGCCATGCAACCAGCTCAAGGCGGGCCTGTTCAAGGACCCGGCCTTCATCGCGCTGACCGGCAAATTCGTGCCGGTTTACCTGGATGGCGACGAGGAAGGTGCGCAGGCCTGGGGCGAACGCTTCGGGGTGCGCGGCTATCCGACGCTGATCGTGTTGGACCCACAGCGCAATGAACTGACCCGCGTGGCCGGTGGCAACGATGCTGCCGAACTGACCCGAGCGCTGACCGTCGCCGCCGGGCGCCGCAGCGCAATCGCCGCCACCCTGGCGACCGCCCTGGCCACGCCGGACAGAGTGGCCGCCGAAGACTGGCAGGTGCTGGGTGACTACGGCTGGGAAGTCGACGCCAACCGCCTGGCCGGCGAGCGCAAGAGCCAGGATGTGTTGCGCCAGCTGTCCAGGTCGGCACCGGATGCCGCCCTGCAGCGCCGCTTCGCGCTGCTGGCCTTGGCCACCGCCGACACGCCTGCCAGCTCGCCCACCGAGGTGCGTGAATTGCTGCAGGCGGTGCTGGCGCAACCTGCCGAGGTCCGTCGCAACCGTGAACTGCTGGGCTACGCGGGCGCCTCGCTGGTCAAACAGGCCAGCGCCGGCCCGGCCACCAGCAATACGCTCGGGCAGCAGCTGCTGGTCGCGCTGGAGCGGGCAGACGCCGAACGCGGCGACCGCGCCGACGACGCCTTGTCGCGTGCGTTGACCGAAGTGTCGCTGGCTCGCCAGCAGCAGCCGAAGGGCGCACTGCCCTCGGCCCTGGTTGATCGGGTCAAGCAGCGCGTGGCCGCTGCCGATGCCGCCG
The sequence above is a segment of the Stenotrophomonas maltophilia genome. Coding sequences within it:
- a CDS encoding thioredoxin family protein, giving the protein MLPMRVALSVLLLASALSACSPAPVSTANSAEAPAPAKGIAWRHGDVDDAFAEAADSGKPVLLYWGAVWCPPCNQLKAGLFKDPAFIALTGKFVPVYLDGDEEGAQAWGERFGVRGYPTLIVLDPQRNELTRVAGGNDAAELTRALTVAAGRRSAIAATLATALATPDRVAAEDWQVLGDYGWEVDANRLAGERKSQDVLRQLSRSAPDAALQRRFALLALATADTPASSPTEVRELLQAVLAQPAEVRRNRELLGYAGASLVKQASAGPATSNTLGQQLLVALERADAERGDRADDALSRALTEVSLARQQQPKGALPSALVDRVKQRVAAADAAATDAHARQATISSAVYALREVGDDAGAEALLLAELKRSEQPYYYMPELAELAEQRGDTAGALEWLKRAYDGAQGQATRVQWGVLYVEGLLKLAPDDAPRIEQATASLIAELEAQPSGYHQRTRQRFERLAGQLKAWSGKHQGAETLARLQQRMQQACGEQVDGACKDWLS
- a CDS encoding isochorismate synthase — translated: MNDSLMQGAWPEAAAVPLDSTDDASLFLLQHAGQHVHARGCRAALPAGALATLAERVAAFFAQQRGGPGLLVGAVPFEPRADDALYQPERLLPALPLQPQAAPALEGALQAEPAPETYAASVAAAVQALRAPELDLQKVVLARSLLARTRQSLSPEVLLARLGADPSVATYAVPLPVELGQAPAWLVGATPELLLRKRGAELLSHPLAGSARRSADAAEDERAAQALLASNKDHDEHRHVVEAIVEGLAPYCSHVDAQPRPVLHATASMWHLGTRIHATLKDPQTSAAALLAQLHPTPAVCGTPMLAALQRIRELEPVPRGFYAGAVGWLDAQGDGDWYVAIRCARLQGTQLRLYAGAGIVAESHPEAEVAETAAKFAALLNALGVHDSPPAIEPAA
- a CDS encoding MFS transporter, which produces MHARPVVPGLPALVLAALIGTMAMMSFVAVIGPVVRMLGLSEWHAGLSVTAAGVLWMLAARPWGQLSDRIGRKRVLMLAMSAYTVVYIALAVFIDVALQAVPPVLVSVLVLVGARGLIGLFYAAVPPTAAALIADKAPTGQRAKFLARLGSANALGMVLGPAAAGWLAYTNLSLALYVAALLPLLALALLAWRLPATPPVVGASAQRRAPMSRLDSRLRLPQLAAFIAMVSVTIAQVTVGFFAIDRLGLGAAAGARMAGIALTAVGVGLILAQALVMKLEVHPRRWIILGALISGIGFASVAGVQQAWQLPAAYALAAFGMGFVFPSFQALAADAVEAHEQGAAAGTVAAAQGLGMVAGPMLGTLLYRGGPSLPYLLVGALLLLLCALTAAHRMKETP
- a CDS encoding DUF3817 domain-containing protein, which codes for MHPTGRLFAAVAFIEAVTWAGLLIGMWMKYGPMANVALVKVFGPLHGVAFLVYVAVTLFAAVRLRWPWWASALALLAAIPPLVTLPLEWWFKRRGLLGLRAMR
- a CDS encoding TIGR03571 family LLM class oxidoreductase, translating into MSDFNPAYAALFPQQGLSLGLMTPVASHGLADPREARRIARLADDLGFAALWTRDVPLMVPQGPDATASALDDPFLWLGMLAAATERIVIGSAAIVLPLRQPLQVAKSALSLDRISDGRFVLGLGSGDRPEEFAAFGEDLEGRAAMFRERWTLLRAALSPEAGERAAVLQATGGFDVLPAPAARIPMLVVGTARQSLQWIVREAEGWATYHREEAAQEGRIGLWQQALAQRGGPGKPFVQSMLLDLQADPQAPPEPLPLGLKVGRDGLRDYLLRVHAQGVAHVMFNLVDNGRPMDAVLREIGEQVLPQTLR
- a CDS encoding GNAT family N-acetyltransferase, whose product is MPKIRPAHIDDLPAISAVCLAAFTAAVAPSLSAAGIATFGSVAAAEAFGARLHGDNHILVAEQDGRVVGVVELKEGRHLAMLFVDPGCQGQGIGHALFVAVLPKVREPVLTVRASLNAVPTYLRYGFALDGDVGEFNGLVYQQMVRAAA